The DNA region CAGCCGCTGGCCGGGATCGCCTGCGGGGTCGGCTTCCTCGGTGACCAGCTGCGTACCGACACCGCCGCGCTGGCCTGGCAGGCGGTCGGCCTCGCGGCGATCGTCGTCGGGATCGTGCTGCTCGGGCTGCATCCGGCGATGCCGGAGGGGCCGGTGGGCGGGCGCCGCGCGAAGAGCCTCCAGCCGAACTGAGCGGGGCCCGCCCGTCACGGGAGGCGTCCGCACTGGATTTTAATAATGGCCAGCATTAGAATGGCCGCATGGCGCGAACGTCCGGACAAGAGACCAGGGACAAGCTGATCCGCGCGGCCGAGGAGGTCTTCGCGGCGCAGGGCCCCGACGGCGCCCAGCTGCGGGACATCGTCCGGCTGGCCGGGCAGAGCAACCCTTCCGCGGTCCAGTACCACTTCGGCTCCCGGGCCGGGTTGCTGGACGCGGTGATGGCGGGCCGCCAGACGCGTACCGAACGGGTGCTGGCGCCCCTGCTCGCCGAGCTGGGCGCGGACTGCTCCGTACGGGAGCTGCTCACCGCGCTGGTGACGGCCGAGGCGAGCCTGCTCGCCGACGACCGCGGTCGCCGCTGTCTGCGGATCTCGGCCCGGCTCACTCATGAGACCGGGCTGCGGACCGGCCGGCTGCACCCCGTCCTGGACGGCACCGCCTACGGGCACCTGATCGGCCGCATGGGGGACTGCCTGGGCGAGCTGCCCGGTCCCGTGCGCCTGGAGCGCCTGGATCTGGCGCTCACGCTGATCGGCGCGGCGCTGGCCGACCGCGCCCGCCAGCGTCTCGACGGCACCGAACCACTGACCGGCGACGAGCTCTTCCTCGCCGATCTCGTCGGGACCACCACCGCGTTCCTGCACGCCCCCGTGCCGGGCAGCGCGTGACCACCCGCACCACGTACCACCGCACCACATGCCATCCGCACCACATGCCATCTGCACCACATGAAGGAAGCGACATGACCGACAAGAGCAAGCTCAGCGACAAGACCGTCATCATCACCGGCGGTGCCCGGGGCCTGGGCGCCGAGGCCGCCCGTCTCGCGGTGGCGGGTGGCGCCAACGTGGTGATCACCGATGTGCTCGACGAGGAAGGCGCCGCCACCGCCGCGGAGCTGGGGGCGAAGGCCCGCTTCATGCACCACGACGTGACCTCCGAGGAGGACTGGCAGCGCGTCGCGGAGTTCGCCGTCGCCGAGTTCGGACGGATCGACGGGCTGGTCAACAACGCCGGCGTATCCACCGGCCAGCCGCTGGAGAGCGAGAGCGTCGAGCACTTCCGCAAGGTCATCGACATCAACCTGACGGCCGTCTTCATCGGCATGAAGACGGTGATCCCGGTGATGAAGGAGAACGGTGGCGGTTCGATCGTCAACATCTCCTCGGCCGCCGGCCTGATGGGCCTCGCCCTGACCTCCAGCTACGGCGCCTCGAAGTGGGGCGTGCGCGGTCTGACGAAGGTCGGCGCGGTGGAGCTGGGCACGGCGAGGATCCGGGTGAACTCGGTGCACCCCGGCATGGTCTACACGCCGATGACCGCGTCCGTCGGCATCCAGCAGGGCGAGGGCAACTACCCGAACACCCCGATGGGCCGGGTCGGCGAGGCCCTGGAGATCGCGGAGGCGGTCACCTTCCTGCTCTCGGACGCCGCCTCGTACATCACTGGTGCCGAGCTGGCCGTGGACGGCGGCTGGACCACGGGCCCGACCGTCAAGTACGTCATGGGCCAGTGATCATCCGCGGCAGGTCTGCTGTTGGATGAGGGACATGACTCCTTCTGACGAGATCCTGGACATCGTCGACGAGAACGACGTGGTCGTGGGGCGGGCCCCGCGCGGTGAGGCGACCGCGCGGGGCCTTCGCCATCGCTGTGCCTTCATCGAGGTCCGGGACGCGGAGGGCCGGCTCTTCGTCCACCGCAGGACTCCGGGCAAGCTGGTCTTCCCGTCGCACTACGACATGTTCGTCGGCGGAGTGGTCGGCGCCGGTGAGTCGTACGACAAGGCGGCGCTGCGGGAGGCCGAGGAGGAGCTGGGGGTGTCCGGGCTC from Streptomyces sp. NBC_01591 includes:
- a CDS encoding TetR/AcrR family transcriptional regulator produces the protein MARTSGQETRDKLIRAAEEVFAAQGPDGAQLRDIVRLAGQSNPSAVQYHFGSRAGLLDAVMAGRQTRTERVLAPLLAELGADCSVRELLTALVTAEASLLADDRGRRCLRISARLTHETGLRTGRLHPVLDGTAYGHLIGRMGDCLGELPGPVRLERLDLALTLIGAALADRARQRLDGTEPLTGDELFLADLVGTTTAFLHAPVPGSA
- a CDS encoding glucose 1-dehydrogenase: MTDKSKLSDKTVIITGGARGLGAEAARLAVAGGANVVITDVLDEEGAATAAELGAKARFMHHDVTSEEDWQRVAEFAVAEFGRIDGLVNNAGVSTGQPLESESVEHFRKVIDINLTAVFIGMKTVIPVMKENGGGSIVNISSAAGLMGLALTSSYGASKWGVRGLTKVGAVELGTARIRVNSVHPGMVYTPMTASVGIQQGEGNYPNTPMGRVGEALEIAEAVTFLLSDAASYITGAELAVDGGWTTGPTVKYVMGQ
- a CDS encoding NUDIX hydrolase, which translates into the protein MTPSDEILDIVDENDVVVGRAPRGEATARGLRHRCAFIEVRDAEGRLFVHRRTPGKLVFPSHYDMFVGGVVGAGESYDKAALREAEEELGVSGLPRPEPLFKFLYESAGHSWWSYIYQVRCELPVNPQVEEVAWHTFLTDAELARRIDDWEWVPDGLEAYHRLRAFRAGGTAS